One window of Methylococcus sp. EFPC2 genomic DNA carries:
- a CDS encoding cytochrome c gives MSSAPPRWSSEDFWKKVAIWVTSGSFVILIFLTFDSLAKVQAGGSRVQAYSVVNKAIDYRFDAKQNRFIPVIGGDEPLFGRVLSEEEAEKLVTLGKKTIQAKNCINCHTLLGNGAYYAPDLTKAWLDPGWIDPSNRENLLLSFLQDPEKNARTFSGGRKMPNLGITEAEARGVVAFLKWMSAIDTNGFPHNFVTLTSHDEDEHAPSRPEHDASEERKEHGYR, from the coding sequence ATGAGCAGTGCACCGCCTCGCTGGTCCAGCGAGGATTTCTGGAAGAAAGTGGCGATCTGGGTGACGTCGGGTTCTTTCGTCATCCTCATTTTCCTGACCTTCGATTCCCTGGCCAAAGTCCAGGCCGGCGGCAGTCGGGTGCAGGCCTATAGCGTCGTCAACAAGGCCATCGATTACCGCTTCGATGCCAAGCAAAACCGCTTTATACCGGTAATCGGCGGTGACGAACCGCTATTCGGCAGAGTTTTGAGCGAGGAAGAAGCGGAAAAGCTGGTGACCCTGGGCAAGAAAACCATTCAGGCCAAGAACTGCATCAACTGTCATACCCTGCTGGGCAACGGCGCCTATTACGCGCCCGATCTCACCAAAGCCTGGCTGGATCCCGGATGGATCGATCCGAGCAATCGGGAAAATCTTTTGCTGTCCTTCCTGCAAGATCCGGAAAAAAACGCCCGAACCTTCAGCGGCGGCCGCAAGATGCCGAACCTGGGCATCACCGAGGCTGAGGCCAGGGGCGTCGTCGCTTTCCTGAAATGGATGTCGGCCATCGACACCAACGGCTTTCCGCATAATTTCGTGACGCTGACCTCGCACGACGAAGACGAACATGCGCCCAGCCGTCCCGAGCACGATGCTAGCGAGGAGAGGAAAGAACATGGCTACCGTTAA
- a CDS encoding cbb3-type cytochrome c oxidase subunit I: MATVNSQHLNGGQKLAIKYFSVAVILFLAQLLFGLLAAIQFVLPDFLFGLLDFNVNRMVHINAMIVWLLYGFIGAVYWLLEDESGTGIAGLGLGNLAFWVLTAAVTVVVLVYLFVQIGAGNDTSIWFINEGREYIEAPRWADIGIVAVMLVFFYNVAATFAKGRWSGIAGVLTLDLVALAGLYLAGMFYVTNITVDQYWWWWVVHLWVEATWEVLVGCIMAWSLMHLLGARRKIVQTWLYIEVALMFGSGILGLGHHYFWIGTPDYWFSIGGFFSALEPIPLVAMVVHSIYDSGVHKFNSSNHPALAWIIAHTFGNFLGAGVWGFMHTLPQINLYTHGTQWSASHGHLAFFGAYATINIAFFYLAIQKWRGDVWMGGDLPDNGWKWKWSLGLLNFGVLVMTVALLIAGYEQSFIERAVQGSTWEGYFAAQNHPWFKEAMVWRLLGGVITTAGLGLLIWDLLTVGKGETRPALVFAEEKA, translated from the coding sequence ATGGCTACCGTTAATTCCCAGCATCTCAACGGCGGGCAGAAGCTCGCGATCAAATATTTCAGCGTCGCCGTCATCCTGTTTCTGGCCCAGTTGCTGTTTGGTCTGTTGGCGGCGATTCAGTTCGTCTTGCCGGATTTCCTCTTTGGGCTACTGGATTTCAACGTCAACCGCATGGTGCACATCAATGCCATGATCGTTTGGCTGTTGTACGGCTTCATCGGTGCGGTCTACTGGCTGTTGGAAGATGAGAGCGGCACCGGGATCGCGGGCCTCGGCCTGGGCAATCTGGCGTTCTGGGTGCTGACCGCCGCGGTCACCGTGGTCGTCCTGGTCTATCTGTTCGTGCAGATAGGCGCAGGCAACGATACCAGCATCTGGTTCATCAACGAGGGGCGCGAATACATCGAAGCGCCGCGGTGGGCGGACATCGGCATCGTCGCGGTGATGCTGGTGTTTTTCTACAACGTCGCCGCCACCTTCGCCAAGGGTCGCTGGTCCGGCATCGCCGGGGTGTTGACCCTGGATCTGGTGGCGCTGGCCGGGCTTTATCTGGCCGGCATGTTCTACGTGACCAACATCACCGTCGACCAATATTGGTGGTGGTGGGTCGTGCATCTGTGGGTCGAAGCCACCTGGGAAGTGCTGGTGGGCTGCATCATGGCCTGGAGCCTCATGCATTTGCTGGGGGCCCGACGCAAGATCGTGCAGACCTGGCTGTACATCGAGGTGGCGCTGATGTTCGGTTCCGGCATCTTAGGGCTAGGCCACCATTATTTCTGGATCGGCACGCCCGATTACTGGTTCTCCATCGGCGGTTTCTTTTCGGCCCTGGAACCCATCCCGCTGGTGGCGATGGTGGTGCACTCGATCTACGACTCCGGCGTGCACAAGTTCAACAGCAGCAACCATCCCGCCCTGGCCTGGATCATCGCCCACACCTTCGGCAATTTCCTGGGCGCCGGGGTGTGGGGCTTCATGCACACCTTGCCGCAGATCAACCTCTACACCCACGGCACGCAATGGTCGGCTTCGCATGGCCACCTCGCGTTTTTCGGCGCCTATGCCACCATCAACATCGCGTTCTTTTACCTGGCCATCCAGAAATGGCGCGGCGACGTGTGGATGGGCGGCGATCTGCCCGATAACGGCTGGAAGTGGAAATGGTCGCTGGGCCTGCTCAATTTCGGCGTGCTGGTGATGACCGTGGCGCTGCTGATCGCGGGCTACGAGCAATCCTTCATCGAGCGCGCCGTGCAAGGATCGACCTGGGAAGGCTATTTCGCCGCGCAGAACCATCCCTGGTTCAAGGAGGCCATGGTCTGGCGTCTGCTGGGCGGGGTCATCACGACCGCCGGGCTGGGCCTGCTGATCTGGGATTTGCTGACCGTCGGCAAGGGCGAGACGCGGCCCGCGCTGGTGTTTGCCGAGGAAAAAGCCTGA
- a CDS encoding DEAD/DEAH box helicase: MSFDTLGLSPELLRAVAEQGYAQPTPIQKQAIPVALEGRDLLAGAQTGTGKTAGFTLPILQRLSEAPPARGESRAIRALILTPTRELAAQVHESVAAYGKHLSLRSTVVFGGVGMTPQVDRLRKGVDILVATPGRLLDHARQKTVALDRVEIFVLDEADRMLDMGFIHDVRKIMSLLPRQRQNLLFSATFSDEIRSLSGQVLHNPVEVEVARRNATADTVDQRIYPIEKERKRALLSWLVGDGQWKQVLVFARTKHGADRLGRQLEQDGIRAAVLHGDKSQGARTKALEGFKSGKVAVLVATDIAARGLDIDQLPHVVNYELPNVPEDYVHRIGRTGRAGASGQAVSLVSEDEAKQLNAIERLLKRELPRATAPGFEPGFTLSSRPGNPAGRRPREHHDGVRRSPQAEGARRNPGNTNRGSARAGGHRG, encoded by the coding sequence ATGTCATTCGATACCCTCGGACTCAGCCCCGAACTGCTGCGCGCCGTCGCCGAACAAGGTTACGCCCAGCCCACTCCCATCCAGAAACAAGCCATACCCGTAGCCCTCGAAGGCCGCGACCTGCTGGCCGGGGCGCAAACCGGCACCGGCAAGACCGCCGGATTCACCCTGCCCATCTTGCAACGGCTTTCCGAAGCGCCCCCGGCGCGGGGTGAAAGCCGGGCGATCCGGGCGCTGATACTCACCCCTACCCGCGAGCTGGCCGCCCAGGTGCACGAAAGCGTGGCCGCTTACGGCAAGCACTTGTCCCTGCGCAGCACCGTCGTATTCGGCGGCGTCGGCATGACCCCTCAGGTCGACCGTCTGCGCAAGGGCGTGGACATCCTGGTGGCCACCCCCGGCCGATTGCTCGACCACGCCCGACAGAAGACCGTGGCGCTGGACCGGGTCGAGATCTTCGTGCTCGACGAAGCCGACCGCATGCTGGACATGGGTTTCATCCACGACGTGCGCAAGATCATGAGCCTGCTGCCCCGGCAGCGGCAAAACCTGCTGTTCTCGGCCACTTTCTCCGATGAAATCCGCTCGCTCTCCGGCCAAGTCCTGCACAACCCAGTCGAAGTCGAAGTGGCACGGCGCAATGCCACCGCCGATACGGTGGACCAGCGCATCTACCCAATAGAAAAAGAACGCAAGCGCGCCCTGCTCTCCTGGCTGGTCGGCGACGGGCAATGGAAGCAGGTGCTGGTATTCGCCCGCACCAAGCACGGGGCGGACCGCTTAGGGAGGCAGTTGGAACAGGATGGCATCCGTGCCGCTGTGCTGCACGGCGACAAGAGCCAGGGCGCACGCACCAAGGCGCTGGAAGGATTCAAGAGCGGCAAGGTGGCCGTGCTGGTGGCCACCGACATCGCCGCGCGCGGCCTGGACATCGACCAGTTGCCGCATGTGGTGAACTACGAACTGCCCAACGTGCCGGAGGACTACGTCCACCGCATCGGCCGCACCGGGCGGGCGGGCGCCAGCGGCCAGGCCGTGTCGCTGGTTTCGGAGGATGAAGCCAAGCAGTTGAACGCCATCGAGCGCTTGCTGAAACGCGAACTGCCGCGCGCCACCGCCCCCGGTTTCGAACCGGGATTCACGCTGAGCAGCCGCCCAGGCAATCCGGCCGGCCGCCGGCCGCGCGAACACCACGACGGCGTCCGCCGCTCGCCGCAGGCCGAAGGCGCCCGCCGTAACCCGGGAAATACGAACCGGGGCTCAGCCCGCGCCGGCGGACATCGCGGATAA
- a CDS encoding carbon-nitrogen hydrolase family protein, translating to MSAFRLATAQYDIGFLANWADYQGKAQRWVAEAAGQGAKLLLFPEYFSMELASLFPESVYKSLSGQLEALQTLLPQFIGLYTRLAQQYDVTILAGSYPVRQADGGYRNRAHLFRSDGSSDFQDKLQMTRFENEHWLITAGDEIKVLDTEFGKIGVNVCYDSEFPMIARKQVELGADLILCPSCTDTVAGYHRVRIGCQARALENQCYVVQSPTVGLAPWSEAVDVNIGAAAVYTPVDYGYPDNGVLAIGELNQTQWVYADIDLATIAKVRQTGQVFNYRDWPGQFRCL from the coding sequence ATGAGCGCGTTTCGTCTGGCCACCGCGCAATACGACATCGGCTTCCTCGCCAATTGGGCGGACTACCAGGGCAAGGCTCAGCGCTGGGTGGCGGAAGCGGCCGGGCAAGGTGCCAAGCTGCTGCTGTTCCCGGAATATTTCAGCATGGAGTTGGCTTCGTTGTTTCCGGAGTCCGTCTACAAGTCCCTGTCAGGGCAGTTGGAAGCGCTGCAGACCTTGTTGCCGCAGTTCATCGGCCTGTACACCCGGCTGGCGCAGCAGTATGACGTGACCATACTCGCCGGCAGCTACCCGGTACGGCAGGCCGACGGCGGCTACCGCAACCGGGCCCATTTGTTCCGCTCCGACGGCAGCAGCGACTTCCAGGACAAGCTGCAGATGACCCGTTTCGAGAACGAGCATTGGCTGATCACGGCAGGCGACGAGATCAAGGTGCTGGACACCGAGTTCGGCAAGATCGGCGTGAATGTCTGCTACGACAGCGAATTCCCGATGATCGCCCGCAAGCAGGTGGAACTGGGCGCCGATCTCATCCTGTGCCCCAGTTGCACGGACACGGTGGCCGGCTACCACCGCGTGCGCATCGGCTGCCAGGCCCGGGCGTTGGAGAACCAGTGCTACGTGGTGCAATCGCCGACCGTGGGTCTTGCGCCCTGGTCCGAGGCCGTGGACGTCAACATCGGCGCGGCGGCGGTCTACACGCCCGTGGACTACGGCTATCCGGACAATGGCGTACTGGCCATCGGCGAACTCAACCAGACCCAGTGGGTCTACGCCGACATCGACCTCGCCACCATTGCCAAGGTGCGGCAAACCGGCCAGGTCTTCAACTATCGCGACTGGCCGGGGCAGTTCCGCTGCCTGTGA
- a CDS encoding GNAT family N-acetyltransferase, translating to MAEIEIKHLAGPELGPWLSDLARLRITVFRDFPYLYDGTIEYEEHYLQTYLKSADSIVVLALDGERVIGASTGLPLDHETEEFQRPFVEQGYDPATIFYCAESVLLPEYRGKGIYKSFFTGREDQARKLKRDWATFCCVQRPADHPLRPAEYVPLDAVWGKFGYVRHPELQTSYHWKDVDRLEETDKPMVFWLKDLREAGS from the coding sequence ATGGCCGAGATCGAAATCAAGCATCTGGCGGGTCCGGAGCTGGGCCCCTGGCTGTCCGACCTGGCGCGCCTGCGCATCACGGTATTCCGGGACTTTCCCTATCTCTACGACGGCACGATCGAGTACGAAGAGCACTATCTCCAGACCTATCTGAAATCGGCCGACAGCATCGTGGTGCTGGCGCTGGACGGCGAGCGGGTAATCGGCGCGTCCACCGGCCTGCCGTTGGACCACGAAACCGAGGAATTCCAGCGGCCTTTCGTCGAACAGGGTTACGATCCTGCCACGATCTTTTATTGCGCCGAGTCGGTCCTGCTGCCCGAATACCGCGGCAAAGGCATCTACAAGTCATTCTTCACCGGCCGCGAAGACCAGGCCCGCAAGCTGAAGCGCGACTGGGCCACCTTCTGCTGCGTGCAGCGTCCGGCCGACCATCCCTTACGCCCGGCCGAGTACGTGCCTTTGGATGCAGTCTGGGGCAAGTTCGGTTATGTCCGCCATCCCGAACTTCAGACCAGCTATCACTGGAAGGACGTCGACCGGCTTGAAGAAACCGACAAGCCCATGGTGTTCTGGCTGAAGGATCTGCGCGAGGCAGGCTCATGA
- a CDS encoding ketosteroid isomerase-related protein, whose amino-acid sequence MSQSAKTLIENYYAAFNAGDMDTFLRLLTEDVVHDINQGPRETGKAAFVAFMDRMNRNYKEQLVDIVVLTNEDGTRAAAEFVVLGEYRVTDEGLPEAKGQKYRLPAGAFFDIKDGKVARITNYYNLEDWIRQVSQ is encoded by the coding sequence ATGAGCCAATCTGCCAAAACCCTCATCGAAAACTACTATGCCGCCTTCAACGCCGGTGACATGGACACCTTCCTGCGCCTTTTGACCGAGGATGTCGTGCACGACATCAACCAAGGCCCGCGTGAAACGGGCAAGGCGGCTTTCGTCGCATTCATGGATCGCATGAACCGCAATTACAAGGAGCAGTTGGTCGACATCGTGGTCCTGACCAACGAGGACGGTACCCGCGCGGCCGCCGAATTCGTGGTGCTGGGCGAATATCGGGTGACCGACGAAGGCCTGCCAGAAGCCAAAGGGCAGAAGTACCGCCTGCCGGCCGGTGCATTCTTCGACATCAAGGACGGCAAGGTGGCGCGCATCACCAATTACTACAACCTGGAAGACTGGATCCGCCAGGTCAGCCAGTAA
- the tadA gene encoding tRNA adenosine(34) deaminase TadA: MQRAMELADLAEQAGEVPVGALLVKDDRIVAEGWNRPIATHDPTAHAEMLVLRSAGPLLGNYRLIDTTLYVTLEPCAMCMTAIVHARVKRLVFGAFDPKRGAVCSALSLAEAAFMNHRVEWHGGLREEACAAQLKRFFHRKRSGAD, encoded by the coding sequence ATGCAACGCGCGATGGAGTTGGCCGATCTGGCGGAGCAAGCCGGCGAGGTTCCGGTGGGCGCGCTGCTGGTAAAGGATGATCGGATCGTTGCCGAAGGCTGGAATCGCCCTATCGCCACTCACGACCCCACGGCGCACGCGGAAATGCTTGTGTTGCGTTCAGCCGGTCCCTTGCTGGGTAACTATCGCCTAATCGACACGACTTTGTATGTCACCCTCGAACCCTGCGCGATGTGCATGACGGCCATCGTGCACGCGCGCGTGAAGCGCTTGGTGTTCGGCGCCTTCGATCCCAAACGGGGCGCGGTATGCAGCGCCCTGAGTCTGGCCGAGGCGGCGTTTATGAACCATAGGGTCGAGTGGCACGGCGGTCTTCGGGAAGAAGCCTGTGCCGCGCAGCTCAAGCGTTTTTTCCATAGAAAAAGAAGCGGGGCGGACTGA